In a genomic window of Bradyrhizobium ontarionense:
- the rbfA gene encoding 30S ribosome-binding factor RbfA — protein sequence MPRHHQRGSSASGGSQRQLRVAETVRHAVADILSQGSVHDPDLEGHIITVPEVRMSPDLKLATIYIMPLGGQDTDVVLTALERNKKFLRGDIARRVNLKFAPDIRFRVDERFDEAERIEKLLRTPAVQRDLNSDSEES from the coding sequence ATGCCTCGCCATCACCAGAGGGGAAGCTCGGCTTCCGGCGGTTCGCAGCGCCAGCTGCGCGTGGCCGAGACCGTGCGTCACGCTGTCGCCGACATTCTCAGCCAAGGTAGCGTGCATGATCCGGACCTGGAGGGACACATCATTACGGTGCCCGAAGTCCGCATGTCGCCCGACCTGAAGCTCGCCACCATCTACATCATGCCGCTCGGCGGACAGGACACGGACGTGGTGCTCACTGCGCTGGAGCGCAACAAGAAGTTCCTGCGCGGCGACATCGCGCGGCGCGTTAACCTGAAATTTGCACCTGACATCCGCTTCCGCGTCGACGAGCGATTCGACGAAGCGGAACGGATCGAGAAATTACTGCGAACACCCGCGGTGCAGAGAGACCTCAATTCGGATTCGGAAGAGAGCTGA
- the infB gene encoding translation initiation factor IF-2 — MADNNTPGDKKLSVPTKTLTLKPRVETGTVRQSFPHGRSKQVVVEKRGKRRAGDGAPDAPHAPEPVVAKAPSPPPPSPRPSGPRSSGSSQRGGSGVVLRTLTEDERSARASALADARVRDVEERRQAEEEARRRSEREASERAEREAAEARRKAEEERHRHEEEAKRKAELEAKKRFGEGEAPRPAAAAAPQSSGASARPASAPSRSQGAPSGGRPASGAPGARPGGAQPAGARTAASARPGSPVARAPGVAAGPDEDDGPRQIRRGPGGVARPVMAPKTTHKPAPQKQRGRLTVVTALTADDVRERSIASFRRRTQRLKGHAANEQKEKLIREVTIPEAITIQELANRMSERAVDVIRLLMRQGAMHKITDVIDADTAQLIAEELGHTVKRVAASDVEEGLFDVVDDSGDTEPRSPVVTVMGHVDHGKTSLLDALRHANVVSGEAGGITQHIGAYQVTAPDSGKKITFIDTPGHAAFTAMRARGAKVTDIVVLVVAADDGVMPQTIEAINHAKAAKVPMIVAINKIDKPDARPERVRTELLQHEVQVESLGGEVVDVEVSAKNKTNLDRLLEMIALQADILDLKTNSHRPAEGTVIEAKLDRGRGPVATVLVQRGTLKVGDIIVAGAEMGRVRALISDQGETLTEAGPSVPVEVLGFNGPPEAGDRLAVVESEARARQVTSYRAHQKRENAAASVSGMRGSLEQMMSQLKTAGRKEFPLVIKADVQGSLEAILGSLEKLGTDEVAARILHAGVGGISESDVTLAEGFNAAIIGFSVRANKEAAALAKRNGIEIRYYNIIYDLVDDVKKAMSGLLAPTLRETMLGNAQILEVFNISKVGKVAGCRVTDGTVERGANVRLIRDNVVVHEGKLSTLKRFKDEVKEVQSGQECGMAFENYGDMRVGDVIECYRVETIQRSL; from the coding sequence ATGGCCGACAACAACACTCCGGGCGACAAGAAACTGAGTGTCCCGACCAAGACCTTGACGCTCAAGCCGCGCGTCGAGACAGGCACGGTACGCCAGAGCTTCCCACATGGCCGGAGCAAGCAGGTGGTGGTCGAGAAGCGCGGCAAGCGCCGGGCCGGTGATGGAGCGCCCGATGCGCCGCACGCACCGGAGCCGGTCGTCGCCAAGGCGCCGTCGCCCCCGCCGCCGAGCCCCCGCCCGTCCGGACCGCGTTCGTCCGGCTCGTCCCAGCGCGGCGGGTCCGGCGTCGTGCTGCGTACACTGACCGAGGACGAACGTTCGGCGCGCGCCAGCGCGCTCGCCGATGCGCGCGTCCGCGATGTCGAGGAACGCCGCCAGGCCGAGGAGGAAGCCCGCCGCCGCTCCGAGCGCGAAGCCTCCGAACGCGCCGAGCGCGAGGCTGCCGAGGCGCGCCGCAAGGCCGAGGAAGAGCGTCATCGCCACGAAGAGGAAGCCAAGCGCAAGGCCGAGCTCGAAGCCAAGAAGCGGTTCGGCGAAGGTGAGGCGCCACGTCCGGCCGCCGCCGCAGCGCCGCAGTCCTCCGGAGCTTCCGCCCGTCCGGCGTCGGCGCCGTCCCGTTCCCAGGGTGCCCCGTCCGGCGGCCGGCCGGCATCGGGCGCTCCCGGTGCGCGGCCAGGTGGCGCTCAGCCCGCCGGCGCCCGCACCGCAGCCTCCGCGAGGCCCGGCAGTCCAGTCGCCCGTGCGCCCGGCGTCGCCGCCGGTCCGGACGAGGATGACGGTCCGCGCCAGATCCGGCGCGGCCCGGGCGGCGTTGCCCGTCCGGTGATGGCACCGAAGACGACCCACAAGCCGGCGCCGCAGAAGCAGCGCGGCCGCCTGACCGTGGTCACCGCGCTCACGGCCGACGATGTGCGCGAGCGCTCGATCGCCTCGTTCCGCCGCCGCACCCAGCGCCTGAAGGGCCACGCTGCCAACGAGCAGAAGGAAAAGCTGATCCGCGAGGTGACGATTCCGGAAGCGATCACCATCCAGGAACTGGCGAACCGCATGTCGGAGCGCGCAGTCGACGTCATCCGCCTGCTGATGCGGCAGGGCGCGATGCACAAGATCACCGACGTGATCGACGCCGACACCGCGCAGCTGATCGCGGAGGAGTTGGGCCACACCGTCAAGCGCGTGGCGGCCTCGGACGTGGAAGAAGGCCTGTTCGATGTCGTCGACGATTCCGGCGATACCGAGCCGCGCTCCCCGGTCGTCACCGTGATGGGCCACGTCGATCACGGCAAGACCTCGCTGCTCGACGCGCTGCGCCACGCCAACGTGGTCTCGGGCGAAGCCGGCGGCATCACCCAGCACATCGGCGCCTATCAGGTCACGGCGCCCGATTCGGGCAAGAAGATCACCTTCATCGATACGCCCGGCCACGCCGCCTTCACCGCGATGCGCGCCCGCGGCGCCAAGGTCACCGACATCGTCGTGCTGGTGGTCGCCGCCGACGACGGCGTCATGCCGCAGACGATCGAGGCCATCAACCACGCCAAGGCGGCGAAGGTGCCGATGATCGTGGCGATCAACAAGATCGACAAGCCCGATGCGCGCCCCGAGCGGGTCCGCACCGAGCTGCTGCAGCACGAGGTTCAGGTCGAGTCGCTGGGCGGCGAGGTCGTCGACGTCGAGGTCTCCGCCAAGAACAAGACCAATCTCGACCGCCTGCTGGAAATGATCGCGCTGCAGGCCGACATCCTCGACCTCAAGACCAACTCGCATCGCCCGGCCGAGGGCACCGTGATCGAAGCCAAGCTCGATCGTGGCCGCGGTCCGGTGGCAACCGTGCTGGTTCAGCGCGGCACCCTCAAGGTCGGCGACATCATCGTGGCCGGCGCTGAAATGGGCCGCGTCCGCGCGCTGATCTCCGACCAGGGCGAGACCCTGACCGAGGCCGGACCTTCCGTGCCGGTCGAGGTGCTCGGCTTCAACGGCCCGCCGGAAGCCGGCGACCGCCTTGCGGTGGTCGAGAGCGAAGCCCGCGCCCGCCAGGTCACGAGCTATCGCGCCCATCAGAAGCGCGAGAATGCCGCCGCCAGCGTCTCCGGCATGCGCGGCTCGCTCGAGCAGATGATGTCGCAACTGAAGACAGCGGGTCGCAAGGAATTCCCGCTGGTCATCAAGGCCGACGTGCAGGGCTCGCTGGAAGCGATCCTGGGCTCGCTGGAGAAGCTCGGCACCGACGAGGTCGCCGCCCGCATCCTGCATGCCGGCGTCGGCGGCATCAGCGAATCCGACGTGACGCTCGCGGAAGGCTTCAACGCCGCGATCATCGGCTTCTCGGTGCGAGCCAACAAGGAAGCGGCCGCGCTGGCCAAGCGCAACGGCATCGAGATCCGCTACTACAACATCATCTACGACCTCGTGGATGACGTGAAGAAGGCGATGAGCGGCCTTTTGGCTCCCACGCTTCGCGAGACCATGCTCGGCAATGCGCAGATCCTGGAGGTGTTCAACATCTCCAAGGTCGGCAAGGTCGCGGGTTGTCGCGTCACCGACGGCACCGTGGAGCGCGGCGCCAATGTCCGCCTGATCCGCGACAACGTGGTGGTTCACGAAGGCAAGCTGTCGACCTTGAAGCGCTTCAAGGACGAAGTGAAGGAAGTCCAGTCGGGCCAGGAATGCGGCATGGCCTTCGAGAACTACGGCGACATGCGTGTCGGCGACGTCATCGAGTGTTATCGCGTGGAGACCATCCAGCGCTCGCTGTAA
- a CDS encoding RNA-binding protein, protein MLALADPELDNGPRTEKSATMRMCAVSREVRPIGELIRFVVGPSGEVVPDIKRKLPGRGLWISASRQAVAEAVRRHHFSRGFKANVRVHPTLADDLEALLARSAIEALGIAAKAGQVVSGFSKVEAALSQRQSRTTLAALIHASDGAADGIRKLDALVRPNDGDQGPAPTFPIICCLTSAELDLALGRSNVIHAAVLAGPASRTFLSRSQTLVRYRSADADKIAGTAATKSASTSTT, encoded by the coding sequence ATGCTCGCTTTGGCCGACCCCGAGCTCGACAATGGACCGCGGACCGAGAAGTCCGCGACCATGCGCATGTGCGCGGTCAGCCGCGAGGTGCGGCCGATCGGCGAGCTGATCCGCTTCGTCGTCGGCCCGTCGGGCGAGGTCGTGCCCGACATCAAGCGCAAGCTGCCGGGCCGGGGATTGTGGATTTCGGCCTCACGCCAGGCGGTTGCAGAAGCGGTGCGGCGTCACCATTTCAGCCGTGGCTTCAAGGCGAACGTTCGCGTCCATCCGACACTTGCCGACGATCTGGAGGCCCTGCTGGCTCGCAGCGCGATCGAGGCGCTGGGAATCGCCGCCAAGGCCGGCCAGGTCGTGTCCGGATTCTCCAAGGTGGAAGCGGCGCTGTCGCAGCGCCAATCCCGGACCACGTTGGCCGCCCTCATCCATGCTTCAGACGGCGCGGCCGACGGCATCCGCAAGCTCGACGCGCTGGTGCGGCCAAATGACGGGGATCAGGGACCAGCCCCGACATTTCCGATCATCTGCTGTCTCACTTCGGCAGAATTGGATTTGGCACTTGGGCGCTCAAATGTGATACATGCTGCCGTGCTCGCGGGCCCGGCGAGCAGGACATTCCTGTCGCGCAGCCAGACACTGGTCCGATACCGGTCGGCCGACGCTGACAAGATTGCCGGAACCGCGGCCACGAAATCTGCTTCGACTTCGACGACATAG
- the nusA gene encoding transcription termination factor NusA yields the protein MAVSANRLELLQIADAVAREKSIDRGIVIAAMEDAIAKAARARYGSETDVHAEIDPKKGELRLSRHMLVVEKVENPSNQISLEDARRANPGAQIGDTIADTLPPLEYGRIAAQSAKQVIVQKVREAERDRQYQEFKDRIGDIVNGVVKRVEYGSVILDLGRGEAIIRRDEMLPREVFRNGDRVRAYVFDVRRETRGPQIFLSRTHPQFMAKLFAQEVPEIYDGIVEIKAVARDPGSRAKIGVVSRDSSVDPVGACVGMRGSRVQAVVNELQGEKIDIIPWSPDIATFVVNALAPAEVAKVVIDEDRERIEVVVPDTNNQLSLAIGRRGQNVRLASQLTGWDIDILTEQEESERRQADFENSTRVFMESLNVDEVVGQLLASEGFTSVEELAMVDLKDLAGIEGFDEETATELQTRAQEFLEQQEAELEAKRKELGVEDAVKAVPGVTTKMLVKFGENDIKTVDDLAGCATDDLVGWTERKEGGESTKFPGILDGLEVSRDDAEAMVMQARVKAGWISEADIAKPEVEADAEDEAEGQPA from the coding sequence ATGGCCGTCAGCGCCAACAGGCTGGAACTGCTGCAGATCGCCGACGCCGTTGCGCGCGAGAAGTCGATCGACCGCGGCATCGTGATCGCGGCCATGGAAGACGCGATCGCCAAGGCCGCCCGCGCCCGCTACGGCAGCGAGACCGACGTGCATGCCGAGATCGATCCCAAGAAGGGCGAGCTGCGGCTGTCGCGCCACATGCTGGTGGTCGAGAAGGTCGAGAACCCGTCCAACCAGATCTCGCTGGAGGACGCCCGCCGCGCCAATCCGGGCGCGCAGATCGGCGACACCATCGCCGATACGCTGCCGCCGCTGGAATACGGCCGCATCGCTGCGCAGTCGGCCAAGCAGGTCATCGTGCAGAAGGTGCGCGAGGCCGAGCGCGACCGTCAGTACCAGGAATTCAAGGACCGCATCGGCGACATCGTCAACGGCGTCGTCAAGCGTGTCGAATATGGCAGCGTCATCCTCGATCTCGGCCGCGGCGAGGCCATCATCCGCCGCGATGAGATGCTGCCGCGCGAGGTGTTCCGCAACGGCGACCGCGTCCGCGCCTATGTGTTCGACGTCCGCCGCGAGACCCGCGGCCCGCAGATCTTCCTGTCGCGCACCCATCCGCAGTTCATGGCCAAGCTGTTCGCGCAGGAAGTGCCGGAAATCTATGACGGCATCGTCGAGATCAAGGCGGTGGCCCGCGACCCCGGCTCGCGCGCCAAGATCGGCGTCGTGTCGCGCGACTCCTCGGTCGATCCGGTCGGCGCCTGCGTCGGCATGCGCGGCTCGCGCGTGCAGGCCGTGGTGAACGAGCTGCAGGGCGAGAAGATCGACATCATTCCCTGGTCGCCTGACATCGCGACCTTCGTGGTCAACGCGCTCGCGCCGGCCGAAGTCGCCAAGGTCGTCATCGACGAGGACCGCGAGCGGATCGAGGTCGTGGTGCCCGACACCAACAACCAGCTGTCGCTGGCGATCGGCCGCCGCGGCCAGAACGTCCGCCTCGCCTCGCAGCTGACCGGCTGGGACATCGACATCCTGACCGAGCAGGAGGAATCGGAGCGCCGCCAGGCCGATTTCGAGAACTCCACCCGCGTCTTCATGGAATCGCTGAACGTCGACGAAGTGGTCGGCCAATTGCTGGCCTCGGAAGGCTTCACCTCGGTCGAGGAACTCGCGATGGTCGATCTCAAGGATCTCGCCGGCATCGAGGGCTTCGACGAGGAAACCGCGACCGAGCTGCAGACCCGCGCCCAGGAATTCCTGGAGCAGCAGGAGGCCGAGCTCGAGGCCAAGCGCAAGGAGCTCGGCGTCGAAGACGCGGTGAAGGCCGTGCCCGGCGTGACCACCAAGATGCTGGTCAAGTTCGGCGAGAACGACATCAAGACCGTCGACGATCTCGCCGGCTGCGCCACCGACGATCTGGTCGGCTGGACCGAGCGCAAGGAGGGCGGCGAGTCCACCAAATTTCCGGGCATTCTCGACGGACTCGAGGTGTCCCGCGACGATGCCGAGGCGATGGTGATGCAGGCCCGCGTCAAGGCGGGTTGGATCAGCGAAGCCGATATCGCCAAGCCGGAGGTCGAAGCCGACGCCGAGGACGAAGCCGAAGGACAGCCGGCCTGA
- the rimP gene encoding ribosome maturation factor RimP, translating into MTEPTFATADTDLLTEPRLVIEPGAAARVAAVADPVLQGMGYRLVRIRISGEAGCTVQVMAERPDGSMQIEDCEAVSRALSPVLDIADPIERAYRLEISSPGIDRPLVRRSDFLRHAGHLVKIEMAVAYQNRKRFRGIIKGVEGDGVRISRDDVAKDQEPDVVLPMADIGDAKLVLTDELIAESMRRGKAAEREKKRDLGLAPPLAPHAKPAAQAKPAKLKEKPKDKQPAKKPLPTNTKKHRLAADRVRRGEIDPD; encoded by the coding sequence ATGACGGAACCTACGTTCGCAACCGCCGACACCGACCTCCTGACCGAGCCCCGTCTCGTCATCGAGCCGGGCGCGGCGGCGCGCGTCGCGGCGGTGGCCGACCCGGTGCTGCAGGGAATGGGTTACCGCCTGGTGCGGATCCGCATCTCGGGCGAGGCCGGCTGCACGGTTCAGGTCATGGCGGAACGCCCCGACGGATCGATGCAGATCGAGGATTGCGAGGCCGTGTCGCGGGCGCTATCCCCGGTGCTCGACATCGCCGACCCGATCGAACGCGCCTACCGGCTCGAGATCTCGTCGCCGGGCATCGACAGGCCGCTGGTCCGCCGCTCCGATTTCCTCCGCCACGCCGGTCATCTGGTGAAGATCGAGATGGCGGTGGCGTATCAGAACCGCAAACGCTTCCGCGGCATCATCAAAGGCGTCGAAGGCGACGGCGTGCGGATCAGCCGCGATGACGTGGCAAAGGACCAGGAGCCTGATGTCGTGCTGCCGATGGCCGACATCGGCGACGCCAAGCTGGTGCTGACCGACGAGCTGATCGCCGAATCCATGCGCCGCGGCAAGGCGGCCGAGCGCGAGAAGAAGCGCGACCTCGGGCTGGCGCCGCCGCTGGCGCCGCACGCCAAGCCGGCGGCCCAGGCCAAGCCGGCCAAGCTCAAAGAAAAGCCGAAAGACAAGCAGCCGGCCAAGAAGCCGCTGCCGACCAATACCAAGAAACATCGCCTCGCCGCCGATCGCGTGCGCAGAGGCGAGATCGATCCTGATTAG